In Burkholderiales bacterium, the following are encoded in one genomic region:
- a CDS encoding MFS transporter yields the protein MTSSDRMTPLELRASMGLAGIFGLRMLGMFVILPVFALYAESLPGGANHTLVGIALGAYGLTQAILQIPLGWLSDRIGRKPTIYAGLVLFAIGSFVAASAHDIYVIIGGRVLQGSGAISAAVIAMTADLTREEHRTKAMALIGSTIGLSFALSLVAGPLLFHLIGVPGIFAMTGVLALSAIIVVYAVIPNPQHSYATSGDAQSGKLLAVIRDSQLLRLNFGIFSLHAVLMALFIVVPFALRNAGLKVEHHWLMYLPVMVCSFILLLPAIVFAEKKAKLKQVFCAAVVLMLATQVLLPWLLGTLWEIFIALLAFFTAFNILEASLPSLISKLAPPGAKGTAIGVYSSVQFLGAFVGAAVSGYLSQHYGARAVFTFGVVLIAVWLLPALTMKVPVAVATKIYPIPEMDSRRASGLSQQLASVPGVQEALVIAAEGVAYLKVDSKIFDEQNVIKLIAGEV from the coding sequence ATGACTTCCTCGGACAGAATGACCCCGCTGGAATTGCGCGCCAGTATGGGGCTCGCCGGCATTTTTGGCCTGCGCATGTTGGGAATGTTTGTGATTCTTCCCGTATTTGCGCTTTATGCCGAAAGTTTGCCGGGCGGCGCGAATCACACCTTGGTGGGAATTGCACTGGGCGCATACGGACTTACCCAGGCGATCCTGCAAATACCGCTAGGCTGGCTTTCCGACCGTATCGGGCGCAAGCCGACTATATACGCGGGTCTGGTGCTGTTTGCCATCGGCAGCTTCGTCGCGGCATCCGCGCACGACATCTACGTCATTATTGGCGGGCGCGTGCTGCAAGGGTCGGGCGCGATTTCCGCCGCGGTGATTGCCATGACGGCCGACTTGACCCGCGAGGAACACCGTACCAAGGCGATGGCGCTGATCGGCTCGACCATCGGGCTCAGCTTTGCGCTGTCATTAGTTGCCGGACCCCTGCTGTTTCATCTCATCGGCGTGCCGGGCATTTTTGCCATGACGGGCGTATTGGCCTTGTCGGCGATCATCGTAGTGTACGCGGTGATACCCAATCCACAGCACAGTTATGCTACCTCGGGTGACGCTCAGAGCGGCAAGCTGCTCGCGGTCATACGCGACAGCCAGCTGCTGCGTTTGAATTTCGGAATATTCTCGCTGCACGCGGTGCTGATGGCCTTGTTTATCGTGGTGCCTTTCGCCTTGCGCAACGCAGGGCTTAAGGTCGAGCACCACTGGCTCATGTATTTGCCGGTAATGGTGTGTTCTTTCATATTGCTGCTGCCGGCAATCGTGTTTGCGGAAAAGAAGGCCAAGCTCAAGCAGGTATTTTGCGCAGCGGTAGTGCTGATGCTCGCAACCCAGGTACTGCTGCCCTGGCTGCTGGGCACCCTGTGGGAAATCTTCATCGCGTTGCTCGCGTTCTTTACCGCTTTCAACATACTCGAAGCGTCACTGCCGTCGCTGATATCAAAATTGGCGCCGCCGGGTGCCAAGGGCACGGCGATCGGCGTGTACAGCAGCGTTCAGTTTCTTGGCGCGTTTGTAGGTGCGGCCGTGAGCGGATATCTGTCGCAGCATTATGGCGCCAGGGCGGTATTTACTTTCGGGGTTGTGCTGATTGCCGTTTGGCTGCTGCCGGCCTTGACCATGAAAGTGCCGGTCGCAGTGGCAACCAAGATCTATCCGATTCCCGAAATGGACAGCCGTCGCGCCAGCGGATTGTCCCAGCAGCTGGCCTCGGTGCCGGGGGTGCAGGAAGCACTGGTCATCGCCGCCGAGGGTGTAGCCTATCTCAAAGTGGACAGTAAAATCTTTGACGAACAAAACGTAATCAAATTAATTGCAGGGGAGGTTTAG